In Necator americanus strain Aroian chromosome IV, whole genome shotgun sequence, the following proteins share a genomic window:
- a CDS encoding hypothetical protein (NECATOR_CHRIV.G15282.T1) yields the protein MKLLATVALLGLALASTFTWKPTPQIHEEVFRPGREYRYLFDGQVTTGLALPNTQQSATRIQAMVNLQPVDERIFLFQLREVRFGTIQEEFEPRHLLPFEHYQIVKLDEEQKEMLKMPIRFAYRHGLVGEIEFSEEDKPWSVNIKKAIINMLQINLLKRDETRTRDREDEAENKNFFVAVERTLEGECEVEYTTTQTETEKVQWTKSINFQKCNVRPEVQYGIRMRDMKNNDEKLFTTVMKFDVTGNRDEYLVREVELKSQYKFVPLSKKHELITSIVNNKMTLVYAGKVEAQIPNIRHHRTENLIYNSEWELSEEKFAMTGDEKYLHRVPEWKNKMEHIEKIINTMIRHMEEKVDLENSHMFARLVKLLRLCREQELIRIERFMEGHEKAHHKIRALYYDALAMAGTKVTVTYLMNKIVEENIDNIKAARLLKALAEVRIPSEHIANEVLRVCESGIAEKVPYLKQSCWLTYGAIFNGLCNKEMLAVHRFEKVCPRELKEKFVRKVIDIFEKVETRYEKVLMLKTLANAGVDISVFNLEKIIYDKEQEKTIRIEAINALRRLRHIMPRKVQSILMPIYKNRLEKDEIRMVALRRILETEPEQVIIDQIVHQMEVERDQQLRAYTFRTLKTISEFPEINEKTVLRVNKALRTVDCEFYERLHKRVFRWTVRNIDKRYGASVTMDNLMTKDSVLPKELLTSLDAILGGDWYKHFLQFGISQQNVEEILNKLLRKFEDEDMEQLVVRGKRSTIYAPSEIFRRIYEKLNFVRRHHDKEEPHLMLYIRYKDMDYAFLPIDVDTIPQFFKNMVRDGKLELDEIERLLATGTHFSKTAGFYIYEYERKIPTTLGLPLKLTSKMPTVGTLQGHVKMEMEPRQSKTFDGLRLRLVLNPKIATTHVVRVVVINPIVESGFKMLHSATFEHPIETETEVTWRHQLRVKTTFRPLEQKKNVFHLQSRPVTFIRHMRKTLHAYPEPTEVTLHLHEHLYPVKSFEHTYLKRYGQKVIITGTMHRPVIRKMESLLNPVLFGYNTIDIHVEPTEDIPKEYVFNMELETFVPERMERPELEKVFKNNDEFFEIEDELEPRRREERRTRLSTYVRNFQIEKAYKHRLFCKLETVGQREKHEAEMELRAVCDNKYRFCRTNLLLRRTPLEKENHHWEMRLDAQTMYPQIPKSFEQLKEMLNRQFHGIIDVTWGSEQRNTAFIRMQGEQTREQKMWMNELERKENKLTEMEKLRIASHLNLYKIMVKYEVNRETEHYMSKLFTLLNTWKMWNTEYEMVNNKERVLRVQMEIEPMNRRTFDLRIETPEKRIVMRNLKMPLRLPTLNIHDMNELELTSVKDVVRHVVKHNRAECTVRTRETNTFDNLRLRTPLTTCYSVLAKDCHSEEPRFAVMMKKIEKDREEKKLKIVTPHYVYELEMINNELAVKINDRRIHHEEFKKHRVMRVDENLYKIDIEDVVVLFDGYEANIKLSHMYKNMQCGICGHYDGEKWNDLRRADNEETETVEDFHRSYIAKDENCEIDENEFKKESNHRLEKDLMHRNYRLREEKELRDEYREDRRRYQDEWNEKDKERYERDETYEREEEMETREPILRTRVIERERHVCFSLEPVRECPKNTIVKRNEEEEREVEFTCLRENSNTRRLLRKAREEVIPRHLLEGERWMTTIRVPKICTVY from the exons ATGAAGTTGTTAGCCACCGTCGCCCTTTTAGGGTTGGCCCTCGCCTCAACCTTCACATGGAAACCGACGCCTCAAATCCATGAAGAGGTGTTCCGTCCTGGTCGCGAGTACCGCTACCTTTTCGACGGCCAAGTCACCACCGGCCTCGCTTTGCCTAACACTCAGCAATCTGCCACTCGAATCCAGGCTATGGTCAACTTGCAGCCTGTTGATGAGCGCATCTTCCTGTTCCAACTAAGGGAAGTCCGTTTTGGAACCATCCAAGAGGAGTTCGAGCCCCGTCACCTTCTTCCTTTTGAGCACTACCAGATTGTGAAACTTGACgaagagcaaaaagaaatgctaAAGATGCCAATTCGATTCGCATACAGACACGGACTGGTCGGCGAAATTGAGTTCTCTGAGGAGGACAAACCGTGGTCCGTGAACATCAAGAAAGCCATTATCAACATGCTCCAG ATCAATCTCCTAAAAAGAGATGAGACCAGAACACGCGATCGTGAAGACGAGGCCGAAAATAAGAACTTCTTTGTCGCTGTAGAG AGAACCCTCGAGGGCGAATGCGAGGTTGAATATACAACCACCCAGACCGAAACTGAAAAGGTGCAATGGACGAAATCTATCAACTTCCAAAAGTGCAACGTTCGTCCAGAG GTCCAGTACGGTATTCGCATGCGTGACATGAAGAACAACGATGAGAAGCTCTTCACCACAGTCATGAAGTTTGATGTCACTGGGAACAGGGATGAGTACCTCGTCCGCGAAGTCGAACTCAAGTCCCAGTATAAATTTGTACCTCTCTCAAAGAAGCACGAGCTCATCACTTCTATTGTCAACAACAAAATGACTCTCGTCTATGCTGGCAAGGTTGAGGCACAGATCCCCAACATCCGCCACCACCGCACCGAGAATCTCATTTACAACTCTGAATGGGAACTTTCAGAGGAGAAGTTTGCTATGACCGGTGACGAGAAGTATCTTCATCGCGTCCCAGAATGGAAGAACAAAATGGAGCACATCGAAAAGATCATTAACACTATGATCCGCCACATGGAAGAGAAGGTTGATCTCGAGAACTCACATATGTTTGCTCGTCTTGTTAAGTTGCTGCGTCTCTGTCGTGAGCAGGAACTCATAAGAATTGAGCGATTCATGGAAGGTCATGAGAAGGCTCACCACAAGATCAGAGCCCTATACTACGATGCTCTCGCTATGGCTGGCACGAAGGTGACTGTCACCTACCTGATGAACAAAATCGTCGAAGAGAATATTGACAACATAAAGGCAGCTCGCCTCCTTAAAGCTTTAGCTGAAGTTCGCATTCCATCAGAGCACATTGCCAACGAAGTTCTCCGCGTTTGTGAGAGTGGTATTGCTGAGAAGGTTCCATATCTGAAGCAGTCATGCTGGCTCACTTATGGAGCAATCTTCAACGGACTTTGCAACAAAGAAATGCTTGCTGTTCACCGATTTGAAAAGGTCTGCCCTCGTGAGctcaaagagaaatttgttcGCAAGGTGATCGACATCTTTGAGAAGGTTGAGACCCGATACGAGAAAGTCCTTATGCTGAAGACACTTGCTAACGCTGGTGTTGACATCTCTGTATTTAACCTGGAGAAGATCATCTATGATAAAGAACAAGAGAAGACCATCAGAATCGAAGCAATCAACGCTCTTCGCAGACTCCGCCACATTATGCCACGTAAAGTTCAGAGCATTCTGATGCCCATCTATAAGAATCGTCTCGAAAAGGACGAAATTCGTATGGTTGCCCTCCGCAGAATCCTAGAGACCGAACCAGAGCAAGTTATCATCGACCAGATCGTCCACCAGATGGAAGTGGAGCGTGATCAGCAGCTGCGAGCGTACACATTCAGAACCTTGAAGACTATCTCCGAATTCCCTGAAATCAACGAAAAGACTGTTCTTCGTGTGAATAAGGCCTTGAGAACTGTTGATTGCGAATTCTACGAGCGCTTGCACAAACGTGTCTTCCGCTGGACTGTCAGGAACATTGACAAGAGATATGGCGCCTCGGTGACAATGGACAACCTCATGACGAAGGACAGCGTTCTGCCAAAAGAGTTGCTCACTTCTCTTGATGCAATTCTTGGAGGTGATTGGTACAAGCATTTCCTGCAGTTTGGAATCTCCCAGCAGAACGTCGAAGAGATTCTCAACAAGCTTTTGCGCAAGTTTGAAGATGAGGACATGGAACAGCTCGTTGTTCGTGGAAAGCGCTCTACCATCTATGCTCCATCCGAGATCTTCAGACGGATCTACGAGAAGCTGAACTTCGTACGTCGTCACCATGACAAAGAAGAACCTCACCTGATGCTCTACATTCGTTACAAAGACATGGACTATGCCTTCCTGCCCATCGATGTTGACACCATCCCACAGTTCTTCAAGAACATGGTGCGTGACGGAAAGCTCGAACTTGACGAAATTGAGCGCCTTCTTGCTACCGGAACCCATTTCAGCAAGACCGCTGGATTCTACATTTATGAATATGAAAGGAAGATTCCAACAACTCTAGGTCTACCTCTTAAGCTGACCTCAAAGATGCCAACTGTTGGAACACTCCAAGGTCACGTCAAGATGGAGATGGAGCCGAGACAATCGAAGACATTCGATGGACTCCGCCTTCGCCTTGTCCTCAATCCCAAGATCGCAACCACCCATGTAGTGAGAGTCGTTGTCATTAATCCTATTGTTGAGAGCGGCTTCAAGATGCTACATTCTGCTACTTTCGAGCATCCGATCGAGACTGAGACTGAAGTCACTTGGAGGCACCAACTCCGAGTTAAGACCACTTTCCGACCActagagcagaaaaagaacgTTTTCCACCTCCAGTCACGTCCAGTTACCTTCATCCGCCACATGAGGAAGACTTTGCACGCCTATCCTGAACCAACCGAAGTCACCCTTCACCTGCATGAACACCTTTATCCAGTGAAGTCGTTCGAACACACCTACCTCAAGCGATATGGACAGAAGGTCATTATCACCGGAACTATGCATCGCCCTGTTATTCGCAAAATGGAAAGCCTACTGAACCCTGTTCTCTTCGGATACAACACCATCGATATCCATGTAGAACCAACAGAGGACATACCGAAGGAATACGTCTTCAACATGGAGTTGGAGACCTTTGTACCAGAAAGGATGGAAAGGCCCGAACTCGAGAAGGTGTTCAAGAACAACGatgaattttttgagattGAAGATGAACTTGAGCCAAGACGCAGGGAAGAGCGCAGGACCCGCCTTTCTACTTACgtgagaaatttccaaattgaGAAGGCCTACAAACACCGCCTCTTCTGCAAGCTTGAGACTGTTGGTCAGCGTGAGAAGCACGAAGCCGAGATGGAGCTCAGAGCTGTATGTGACAATAAGTACCGATTCTGCCGCACTAACTTGCTACTCCGCCGCACCCCTCTCGAAAAGGAAAACCATCATTGGGAAATGAGACTTGATGCCCAGACAATGTATCCACAGATCCCGAAGTCTTTCGAACAGCTTAAGGAAATGCTCAACCGCCAATTCCATGGAATCATCGACGTCACATGGGGAAGTGAACAAAGGAACACCGCCTTCATTCGTATGCAGGGAGAGCAGACCCGCGAGCAGAAAATGTGGATGAACGAATTGGAgcgcaaagaaaacaaattgactgagatggaaaaattgagaattgcTTCTCATCTCAACCTCTACAAGATAATGGTTAAGTATGAGGTGAACCGCGAAACCGAGCACTACATGAGCAAACTCTTCACACTGCTCAATACATGGAAGATGTGGAACACTGAGTACGAAATGGTTAACAACAAGGAACGAGTTCTTCGAGTGCAGATGGAGATTGAGCCTATGAACCGCCGGACTTTCGATCTCCGTATCGAAACCCCAGAGAAACGCATTGTAATGAGGAACCTTAAGATGCCGCTCAGACTACCCACCCTCAATATCCATGACATGAACGAACTCGAACTGACTAGTGTGAAGGACGTCGTTCGCCATGTCGTAAAGCACAACCGAGCTGAATGCACTGTCAGAACTAGGGAGACTAACACCTTCGATAACCTCCGTCTCAGAACCCCACTCACCACCTGCTACTCTGTACTAGCCAAGGATTGCCATTCGGAGGAGCCGCGCTTTGCCGTTATGATGAAGAAGATTGAGAAGGACCGCGaggagaagaaattgaagattgTCACTCCTCATTATGTCTACGAGCTCGAGATGATCAACAACGAGCTCGCTGTGAAAATCAATGACAGAAGAATCCATcatgaagaattcaaaaagcACAGAGTCATGAGAGTCGACGAGAACCTTTACAAGATCGATATCGAAGATGTTGTCGTGTTGTTCGACGGATACGAAGCCAATATCAAGCTTTCACACATGTACAAGAACATGCAATGCGGAATCTGCGGCCACTACGATGGAGAG AAGTGGAACGATCTTCGTCGCGCTGACAACGAAGAAACAGAGACAGTTGAGGACTTCCACCGCAGCTACATAGCCAAAGATGAAAACTGCGAGATCGATGagaatgaattcaaaaaagaaagtaaccATCGTCTTGAGAAAGATCtgatgcaccgcaactaccgTCTCAGGGAGGAGAAAGAACTGAGAGACGAGTACCGCGAGGACAGACGCCGTTACCAGGACGAATGGAACGAAAAGGACAAAGAAAGATATGAAAGAGATGAGACATACGAGAGAGAAGAGGAGATGGAAACTCGAG AACCAATCCTTCGGACCCGCGTTATCGAGCGTGAACGCCATGTCTGCTTCTCACTGGAGCCCGTCCGCGAATGCCCAAAGAACACCATCGtgaagagaaatgaagaagaagagagagaagTCGAATTCACTTGCCTACGTGAGAACTCCAACACTAGACGTCTCCTCCGCAAGGCTCGTGAGGAGGTCATTCCACGCCATCTTCTTGAAGGAGAGCGCTGGATGACCACTATCCGCGTCCCAAAAATCTGCACCGTCTATTGA